One window of Metopolophium dirhodum isolate CAU chromosome 3, ASM1992520v1, whole genome shotgun sequence genomic DNA carries:
- the LOC132941799 gene encoding sin3 histone deacetylase corepressor complex component SDS3-like, producing the protein MSFHDSNMSPSSTFSMDDDDNVSVKIENKDLTDSDEEGKENREKHTEIQEQVYQDKLAGIQKQLQQLRDGTHGEYVKQLKKLDAQHKNELMMNNLWRDCLFDAIEREFNRERRLAHKEFEDRNAELTETLISELNERKKAIENDSLSSELSPDSSDQKPAMTRKLRRRPNDPVVPAPQEKRRKPPPVSNIYYLLQDHEIEQDVKLIQDSLASLASTSTTTTPTVKTRDTVNSSSIRKPGCLPSTSSSTAGNMSPKKCQNSDTEGSSAIPDTRIEDGKLLFEKRWYHRGQPVFVEGRQMAKFPAVISAIGNETIWVKKTSDNSKFRINLSYLSKGKMSIKRRAAV; encoded by the exons ATGTCTTTCCACGACAGTAACATGTCGCCATCTTCGACGTTTTCAatggacgacgacgacaacgtcAGTGTGAAAATCGAGAACAAAGACCTAACCGACTCCGATG AAGAAGGCAAAGAAAACCGCGAGAAACACACTGAAATACAGGAGCA GGTCTACCAGGACAAATTGGCCGGTATCCAAAAGCAACTACAGCAGTTGCGCGATGGGACACACGGTGAATAtgtaaaacaattgaaaaaattggACGCACAGCATAAAAATGA acTAATGATGAATAATTTGTGGCGAGACTGTTTGTTTGATGCTATCGAAAGAGAATTTAATAGAGAACGGCGTCTAGCTCACAAAGAGTTTGAAGATCGTAATGCTGAACTCACCGAGACTTTGATATCAGAATTAAATGAAAGGAAAAAAGCTATAGAAAATGACAGTTTGAGCTCGGAacttt CTCCTGACTCGTCAGATCAAAAGCCTGCTATGACAAGAAAACTGAGAAGAAGACCAAATGATCCTGTGGTGCCAGCACCCCAAGAAAAACGTCGCAAACCCCCACCTGTatcaaatatctattatttgttgCAGGATCATGAAATTGAACAGGATGTAAAACTTATTCAAGACTCATTGGCTTCATTAGCATCTACTTCTACCACAACAACCCCTACGGTCAAAACACGTGATACAGTAAATTCTTCATCCATTAGGAAACCAG ggtGTCTTCCAAGTACTAGTTCATCAACTGCAGGTAACATGAGTCCTAAAAAATGTCAGAATTCAGACACTGAAGGATCATCAGCTATTCCAGATACGCGAATCGAAGACGGAAAACTGCTGTTTGAAAAGAGATG gtatcaTCGAGGACAACCAGTTTTTGTCGAAGGAAGGCAAATGGCAAAATTCCCAGCTGTTATATCTGCCATTGGCAACGAAACT ATTTGGGTTAAGAAAACGTCAGACAACAGTAAATTTCGTATCAACTTGTCTTACCTATCAAAAGGTAAAATGTCTATCAAACGTCGAGCTGCTGTTTAA
- the LOC132941800 gene encoding uncharacterized protein LOC132941800 isoform X2: MSDKAMLVLGEASESDDEDFQQVENTRNGMVESDHTEFDTDSKYRASNSKNRKSRVGRESFAGHSDNFKMSEDTLLHRKLKEKNMQFYSNLTTFNKQMYINAMNQMNETDQQLVKSQVLLQDTVTNWKYIEQNLSHIKRKMTDILAEEYIPKIKI, from the exons ATGTCAGATAAAGCGATGCTCGTTCTGGGTGAAGCTTCTGAATCCGATGATGAAGACTTTCAACAAGTTGAG AACACAAGAAATGGAATGGTCGAGAGTGACCACACAGAGTTTGATACTGATTCCAAATATCGAGCAAGCAATTCAA aaaatagaaaaagtCGAGTGGGAAGAGAAAGTTTCGCCGGCCATTccgacaattttaaaatgtctgaaGACACTTTACTGCATAGAAAATTAA AAGAGAAAAATATGCAGTTTTATTCAAATCTTACAACATTCAACAagcaaatgtatattaatgcCATGAATCAAATGAACGAAACGGACCAACAATTAGTCAAATCTCAAGTATTACTTCAAGATACTGTGACTAACTGGAAGTATATTGAACAAAACTTGTCGCACATCAAACGTAAAATGACTGATATACTGGCTGAGGAGTatattccaaaaattaaaatttga
- the LOC132941800 gene encoding uncharacterized protein LOC132941800 isoform X1: protein MSDKAMLVLGEASESDDEDFQQVENTRNGMVESDHTEFDTDSKYRASNSIIVENRKSRVGRESFAGHSDNFKMSEDTLLHRKLKEKNMQFYSNLTTFNKQMYINAMNQMNETDQQLVKSQVLLQDTVTNWKYIEQNLSHIKRKMTDILAEEYIPKIKI, encoded by the exons ATGTCAGATAAAGCGATGCTCGTTCTGGGTGAAGCTTCTGAATCCGATGATGAAGACTTTCAACAAGTTGAG AACACAAGAAATGGAATGGTCGAGAGTGACCACACAGAGTTTGATACTGATTCCAAATATCGAGCAAGCAATTCAA TTATTgtagaaaatagaaaaagtCGAGTGGGAAGAGAAAGTTTCGCCGGCCATTccgacaattttaaaatgtctgaaGACACTTTACTGCATAGAAAATTAA AAGAGAAAAATATGCAGTTTTATTCAAATCTTACAACATTCAACAagcaaatgtatattaatgcCATGAATCAAATGAACGAAACGGACCAACAATTAGTCAAATCTCAAGTATTACTTCAAGATACTGTGACTAACTGGAAGTATATTGAACAAAACTTGTCGCACATCAAACGTAAAATGACTGATATACTGGCTGAGGAGTatattccaaaaattaaaatttga
- the LOC132940920 gene encoding omega-amidase NIT2-like — MFAGRKLFQQTITLFAQVKMVSSSSSGFRVALLQLTVTADKSTNVANAIKRVQQAKLNGCTLAILPECFNSPYNTALFREYSEVIPGGDTCEALSQAAKSNEMYIVGGSIPEICDDKVYNTCTVWDPNGNLIAKHRKVHLFDINIPGGVCFKESDALAAGNTLNTFQLGKFKIGLGICYDIRFAEMAAIYRKQGCDMLIYPSAFNMTTGPLHWSLLIRCRAVDNQAFVAVASPARVTDSNYVAWGHSMVVDPWGKILEEASEKDMDLYVDLDFGDRENMRQQIPTENQRRTDLYDTIDLKNKV; from the exons ATGTTTGCTGGTCGAAAATTATTTCAACAGACAATCACGTTATTCGCCCAAGTCAAAATGGTTTCGTCGAGTTCTTCTg GTTTTCGAGTGGCCTTACTGCAGTTGACTGTCACAGCCGATAAGTCGACAAATGTGGCCAATGCCATAAAACGTGTACAGCAAGCCAAACTGAATGGCTGCACATTAGCCATATTACCAGAATGTTTTAACTCTCCATATAACACTG cttTGTTCAGAGAATACTCGGAAGTTATTCCTGGAGGTGATACATGTGAAGCTTTGTCTCAAGCTGCCAAATCAAATGAAATGTATATTGTAGGTGGTTCGATCCCAGAGATATGTGATGACAAAGTGTACAACACGTGTACAGTTTGGGATCCGAATGGAAACCTGATAGCCAAACATAGAAAA gtgcatttatttgatataaatattccTGGTGGGGTTTGCTTCAAAGAATCTGATGCTCTAGCAGCTGGGAATACACTAAATACATTTCAGTtgggaaaatttaaaattggtcTAGGGATCTGCTATGATATACGATTTGCAGAAATGGCAGCAATATACCGAAAACAAG gttGTGATATGTTAATCTACCCCAGTGCCTTTAATATGACAACTGGGCCTTTACATTGGAGTCTATTAATTAGATGCCGAGCAGTAGACAATCAGGCATTTGTAGCTGTTGCTTCACCAGCCAGAGTTACAGATTCTAATTATGTGGCATGGGGTCATTCAATGGTTGTCGATCCATGGGGTAAAATTTTAGAAGAAGCGTCTGAAAAAGATATGGATTTATATGTAGATCTTG ACTTTGGTGATCGGGAAAACATGAGACAGCAAATACCCACTGAAAATCAAAGAAGAACTGACTTGTATGATACAATTGATTTGAAGAACAAAGTTTGA
- the LOC132941898 gene encoding omega-amidase NIT2-like: MKVKMTSPTSSDIRAAVLQLSVTTDKSANIAIAVKRIQQAKSNGCTLAVLPECFTTPYDNTLFRKYAEIIPDGETCKALSQAAKSNKMYVVGGSIPELCDDKVYNTCTVWDPNGNLIAKHRKVHLFDVNIPGSTCFKESNGMSPGNTLNTFQIGKLKVGLGICHDMRFSEMAALYQKQGCDLLIYPGAFCTELGPPHWSLLLRFRALENQTFVIAASPARDTKSNYVAWGHSMVVDPWGKVVEEANEKDMDLYVDLDFTIRENIKRQIPTGNQRRTDIYDTIDVKNKK, from the exons ATGAAAGTGAAAATGACTTCTCCAACTTCTTCAG atATTCGAGCGGCCGTATTGCAGTTGTCCGTCACTACCGACAAATCAGCAAACATAGCCATCGCCGTGAAGCGTATACAGCAAGCCAAGTCGAATGGTTGCACATTAGCCGTACTACCAGAATGTTTCACTACACCATACgataata ctttgtTTAGAAAATACGCTGAAATCATTCCTGATGGTGAAACGTGCAAAGCCTTGTCACAAGCTGCCAAGTCAAATAAAATGTACGTTGTAGGTGGTTCAATCCCAGAGTTATGTGATGACAAAGTCTACAACACGTGCACGGTTTGGGATCCGAATGGAAACCTAATAGCCAAACATAGAaaa gtACATTTATTTGATGTAAATATCCCCGGTAGTACCTGCTTCAAAGAATCTAATGGTATGTCTCCAGGAAATACACTTAATACGTTCCAAATTGGAAAATTAAAGGTTGGATTGGGCATTTGTCATGACATGAGATTTTCAGAAATGGCAGCGTTATACCAAAAACAAG GATGTGATTTGTTGATATACCCTGGTGCTTTCTGCACGGAGCTTGGACCACCACATTGGAGCTTATTACTTAGATTCCGAGCATTGGAAAATCAAACATTTGTAATTGCTGCTTCGCCGGCCAGAGACACTAAATCTAATTACGTAGCATGGGGACATTCAATGGTTGTGGATCCCTGGGGTAAAGTTGTAGAAGAAGCTAATGAAAAGGATATGGATTTATATGTAGATCTTG attttacaATTCGGGAAAACATTAAACGGCAAATACCCACTGGAAATCAAAGAAGAACCGACATATACGACACAAttgatgtgaaaaataaaaaataa